The segment AAATCAGATTATTATAATGAATGCTTTCTTTTACTTTAAAATTTCTTTACTTTAAAATTTCCCCCAATCTTCTATTATTTTATCTTTATTTACTTTATTTTATTATACAGTAGAATAAAATATATTATAATATTTTCTATTGGATACTATTAATTATATATTGTATAAGTTAATAGTATACTATATGAAGTATCTTGAGTCAGATATAAAGTGCTATACTCGCAAATACAAAAGAAAAAACAAGGAATACAAGACCGTTCAGCATATAATAAGTTTAAGAAAGGAAAAAGTCAAATCCCAAGGATTCAAATGTAATGAAGAAATAATAATAATCAAAAAACCTGATTTTAAATTACTAAGAGACATCTTGGAAAAATATGACATGACTATCAAAGAGAAAACAGAATTACAGGATCAGATAGATGAACTGCAAGTAGAATTCAATAAGCTACAAAACAAATATAAGCATATAAAATCTCTTCTAGACAAAAAAGAGAGAGAAGTTAACTACTTGGAGAACGAAGTCAAAAGACTTCAGAACAGGGGGATTATTGAGATATTGTTAGAAAAACTTAGAAAGAAAAAAGCCATTGAAGGGGAAGTTGAATACAGCAGGTAGTGGTTCTCTTGTTGTCAATGTCGTCTAAACCATTAACTGATATCGTAGTTAAAGTATGCAAGGACAAGGATGAAAAAGATGAAAAAGAGCTCATAATAGAAAAGGATCTTGTTGTTTCTATAAATATGGGTGCTGAAGGAACTGAATTGAACATCAAGGCTCCTAAAAGCAAAATAGATAAATTCATGCAATTTTTTGCAGAAAATGAAAATAAAATGCTTCGCTTATCAGTAAAAACCAGTCAGGAAGATATTTTAGAATATTATAGTGGATCTACATACCTCCTTATAGAGGGACTTGGTGTTTTGGAGGGAGATCCAGCGAACTTAATTCTTTATTTGAATTATTTATAGGATTTAATAATCTACCCTTGAAGACACAGAGAGTAAATTGCGAATTGTAACGAAACCCTCCCCCCTCACAGGAGACAGAGAGTAAATTGCGAATTGTAACCAGAAACCAAGGTCCTGCTAACATGACCAACTACACTAACTAAGCCCAAGACAAACCCAAAACCGCAACCCTGTACTGTCATCTGTCAGAGAGAGGCGTTGTTCAACTGCAAAAAATATTTATTACAAAAAAATCAAACCTTTCATATATAAAAAATTTTCAAGGTTTTTTTGTATGGCGAAGTAAAAGAGGAGTTGAACAGGAAGACCTTGCCTGTTTTTACTACAGGTTCATGCCCTTGTCCCTGTTACAAGTAGAAATTCACTCTCTGTCTCCCGGGCAATGGGGTTGTTTTTTGTTACAAGTAGAAATTCACTCTCTCTGTCCCACCGTGGGCCCATGTGCTTATATAGAAATTTGGTATTAATTCTTTTCAATTAGAAACATATATACAATAAGAAGTTAGGATTACATATAGAAATAAGGTTTCGAATTGTAAAGTTGTATTGCGGGGAGCTGCAGATGTTTGAGAAGAGACCTAAACTTTTCAAAAACAGGGATGTCCTCAGCCCGTTGTTTGTACCTGACACCCTGCAGGACAGGAAGGAAGAGGTGGGTGCTATCAGCCAGTACCTGGGGTACATCCTCGACGGCGCCACCCCACCACACCTGTTGATTGTAGGGCCCCCAGGATCTGGGAAGACCGTCACGACGAAGTATGTGATCAACGAACTCGAGAAGCACACCAGTGACGCGGTGATTGAGTACATCGTTGCGGACGGCACCGCCTACCAGGTCGCAACGTCCATTGCCAGGGCCCCCCGACGAGGTCTTGGGTTCCTGAACATTGTGGAGAAGATTAGGGAAAGGGCCTCGGAGGGAAAGATGATCATCGTAATGGACGAGATCGATAAGACCCTTTCCAGGGACGGGGATAAGCTCCTCTACCACCTTTCCAGGGAGCCGAATGTGTGCATTGTAGGCCTTTCCAACAAGCTTACGGTCATGGACATGATCGGCGACTCGGGTGTTATATCCTCGTTTAAGCCAAGGAGGATCAGTTTCGCCCCTTACAGCGCCCCGCAGCTTGAGGAGATCCTGAACTACAGGGTTGAGATGGCGTTTAACGACGGTGTCCTGGAAGACGATGTT is part of the Methanothermobacter sp. CaT2 genome and harbors:
- a CDS encoding Cdc6/Cdc18 family protein; translated protein: MFEKRPKLFKNRDVLSPLFVPDTLQDRKEEVGAISQYLGYILDGATPPHLLIVGPPGSGKTVTTKYVINELEKHTSDAVIEYIVADGTAYQVATSIARAPRRGLGFLNIVEKIRERASEGKMIIVMDEIDKTLSRDGDKLLYHLSREPNVCIVGLSNKLTVMDMIGDSGVISSFKPRRISFAPYSAPQLEEILNYRVEMAFNDGVLEDDVVPLCAALAAQRNGDARYALDLLSFAADIAIRQLKGVVSESDVRMATDEVEVEFIRRSIEQLRDNQKILLYAVMTSQGGTPTEIYRKYNKMAEEQFGGNALTQRRLSQLLRELELYGLVEIEVVGRGRGRGVNWHVVPSSSIDPDLMLEAIRRSL